The segment CCCCCTGCACGCCGTCTACACCTAGCCCTCCAAGAAAGAAGATGCGGCTCCGCAGCCCTATCCTGCGCCCCACGGCGATAGAGATCAGCATCATCCCCGTCATGATCCCGAGGCCGCCGATCTGGATGAGCCCCATCATAATTATCTGCGATAGCAGGCCGAAATCCGTTGCGATATCCACGACGCCAAGCCCCGTGATGCAGACCGCCGACGTCGCCATAAAGAGCGCGTCGACGGGCGAGAGGGGCTTGGCGTAGACAAAATTATTAGAGAGCCATAAGAGAAAGGCTCCCGCCAGTATTACCAGCAGGAACCCTGAAAGTATGACTCTTTCCACCTTGTAAGAGGTATGAAAACGCAACGTCTTCCACACTCGCTACATAAAAAACAGGTCTATTTACAGAGCCGCGCGCGCCTTTTCAACAAGCTGTGCGAAGGCGGGCGCGTCATTGACGGCGAGGTCGGCGAGCATCTTGCGGTTTATCGTGATGTTCGCTCTCTTGAGGCCGTTGATGAGCGCGCTGTAGGCGATGCCGTTCACGCGGGCGGCGGCGTTGATACGGACTATCCACAGTTTGCGGAAGTCACGCTTCTTGAGCTTGCGGCCTGCGAAGGCGCTCGTAAGCGCGTGCAGGTAGGCTTCGCGGGCGCGGCGGTAGACATTCTTCTTGCGGCCCCAAAAACCCTTCGTGATGCTGTATAATTTTTTCTGCTTATTGCGGCTGGCGCTGGATCCCTTTACTCGCATTATATGTCACTCCTTGAAATTTATCTGATTAACCGAAGCTGCGCTTTACGCGTAGGGGAGCATCTTCTTTACGTGCGCCTCTACCCCTGTCGGGAGAATACCCTTCTTCCTCAGCGTACGGAGACGCTTTGAGTTCTTTGAAGAAAGAAGATGTCCGCGGCCGCTCTTCTTAAAGCTCACCTTGCCCGAACCGGTTATCTTAAAGCGCTTTTTCGTTGCGGAATGTGTTTTCATCTTAGGCATGTTGCTTGTCCTCCTCTAATATTCTTACCCCAGAGAGGGTAACTTGAATTTTATATCTGGTCGGCGTCGGGCAGAACGTCCTTCTTGACCCTCTGCGCCTTCACCGGAGCCGCGGCGCTTCCCTCCGTCTGGGGCTTGGGCTCCGCGGCGGTCTCCGGCTTCTTCACCGGGGCCTCGGCGGCGGGCGCTATCATGATCCTCATGTAAGAGCCCTCCATGCGCGGTTCCATCTCTACCTTGCCGAACTCGGAGACGGCGGCGATGACTTTTTTCAAAACCTCGCGCCCTCTGTCGAGGAAGGCCATCTCACGTCCGCGGAAGAAAATGG is part of the Cloacibacillus sp. genome and harbors:
- the rplT gene encoding 50S ribosomal protein L20 produces the protein MRVKGSSASRNKQKKLYSITKGFWGRKKNVYRRAREAYLHALTSAFAGRKLKKRDFRKLWIVRINAAARVNGIAYSALINGLKRANITINRKMLADLAVNDAPAFAQLVEKARAAL
- the rpmI gene encoding 50S ribosomal protein L35; its protein translation is MPKMKTHSATKKRFKITGSGKVSFKKSGRGHLLSSKNSKRLRTLRKKGILPTGVEAHVKKMLPYA